Proteins from one Mycteria americana isolate JAX WOST 10 ecotype Jacksonville Zoo and Gardens chromosome 1, USCA_MyAme_1.0, whole genome shotgun sequence genomic window:
- the MGP gene encoding matrix Gla protein yields the protein MRTLIVLTVLAVLVMAATCYESHESMESHEYLNPFISRRRANDFIRPNTRLEAITQERIRERNKAPQERQREICDDYYPCELYAFRHGYAAAYRHYFERRRTK from the exons ATGCGCACTCTCATCGTCCTTACGGTCCTGGCTGTCTTGGTGATGGCTGCTACTTGCTATG AGTCCCATGAGAGCATGGAATCCCATGAGTATCTCA ATCCCTTCATCAGCAGGCGAAGGGCCAATGACTTCATACGACCTAACACAAGACTAGAAGCCATCACTCAGGAGAG GATCAGGGAGCGTAATAAGGCGCCCCAGGAACGTCAGAGGGAGATCTGCGATGACTACTACCCCTGCGAACTGTACGCCTTTCGCCATGGCTATGCTGCTGCTTACAGGCACTATTTTGAGCGGAGGAGGACTAAGTGA
- the LOC142404656 gene encoding osteocalcin-like, whose protein sequence is MRSLLAPLIVTLALAALCCCEKDPKDHSESPSAASIKIKKEVANAFVKRQKRSSLYERYIEYYKSPMEQMHERCENYPPCDYLSDQIGFSMAYNRFFGRY, encoded by the exons ATGAGGAGTCTGCTGGCACCGCTGATCGTGACTCTGGCCCTGGCAGCACTCTGCTGTTGTGAGAAAG ATCCCAAAGACCACTCAGAATCTCCCAGCGCTGCCA GCATCAAGATTAAAAAGGAAGTTGCCAATGCCTTTGTGAAGAGGCAGAAGAGATCCAGTCTGTATGAACG GTACATTGAGTATTACAAAAGTCCAATGGAGCAGATGCATGAGCGTTGTGAAAACTACCCCCCATGTGATTATCTCTCTGACCAAATAGGATTTTCCATGGCCTACAACCGTTTCTTTGGGAGATACTAA
- the ART4 gene encoding ecto-ADP-ribosyltransferase 4: MFFRVSWVDSRMSVLLASLLLLISLQKLAVSHLMMDMALHSFDDQYLGCREQVMEELEQGDYFQKEIAANKDYLSLWKKAREAFLKSPVGLLREMHDSHAIVLMAYTMNSSLHSQLNWATSTAGSSPEHYRHNFSFKYFHFYLTTAIQIMKQRQSSKESMGKRKCYQVHRGVKDLYIEAVVGSKVRFGRFTSTSRLWNEAQKFGNETLFTVTTCLGAAVQGFSYYTSEKEVLIPPYEIFLVKSFFQTQHGNRLHLHSVGNYSKYNCQLVKASRSKNSGSTALASALLPSVAGVFLCLARSD; the protein is encoded by the exons ATGTTCTTTAGAGTGTCTTGGGTGGACTCTAGGATGTCAGTGCTGCTGGCCAGCCTTCTGTTGCTGATCTCCTTGCAAAAGCTG GCTGTGTCCCACCTCATGATGGATATGGCTTTGCATTCCTTTGATGACCAGTATTTGGGGTGCAGAGAGCAGGTGATGGAAGAACTGGAGCAAGGAGACTATTTCCAAAAAGAAATAGCTGCTAACAAGGACTATTTGAGTCTCTGGAAGAAGGCTCGGGAGGCTTTCTTAAAAAGCCCTGTAGGTCTCCTGAGGGAGATGCATGACAGCCATGCCATAGTCCTCATGGCTTACACCATGAACTCCTCCCTCCACTCTCAGCTGAACTGGGCCACATCTACAGCAGGAAGCTCTCCAGAGCACTACAGACACAACTtcagtttcaaatattttcacttttaccTAACGACTGCTATCCAGATAATGAAGCAACGGCAGAGCAGCAAGGAGAGCATGGGAAAACGTAAGTGCTACCAGGTGCACAGGGGTGTAAAAGACTTATATATTGAGGCCGTGGTAGGCAGCAAGGTGCGATTTGGCCGTTTCACCTCCACCTCCCGCCTCTGGAATGAAGCCCAGAAGTTTGGGAATGAAACTTTGTTCACAGTGACTACTTGCCTGGGAGCAGCTGTGCAAGGCTTTTCTTACTACACATCAGAGAAGGAAGTCCTCATTCCGCCTTATGAGATATTCCTTGTCAAAAGCTTCTTTCAGACACAGCATGGTAACCGGCTGCATCTGCATTCTGTGGGGAACTACAGCAAGTACAACTGCCAGCTCGTGAAAG CTTCAAGAAGCAAGAACAGCGGTTCCACTGCCCTCGCCTCTGCTCTTCTTCCTAGTGTAGCTGGAGTTTTCTTGTGCTTGGCCCGCAGTGACTGA
- the C1H12orf60 gene encoding uncharacterized protein C12orf60 homolog, translating to MNPSAYNKGTITESDTTPEMLACLGFKSDKERLVRACQNLHDLVYIYVSSTNTIFRLLNEHLGTNFPIMSVKENFSIKDNLQLLVSALKEMQATVETKDKDVQESISHSLYAKIAGPITSLQDKITAVKELHENYKGVVESTMGVLVAVMMKHDNFPDTVESTIHQLMSSPALSLQVSELLMDYADIVKTLQQNETPNTTEGSSSSSGTSQQLRLRSLPSSSSLVFLQAMVQGHRSIKKSVKIEADYLEEAFRLLKPPCEAFQTFVKMVEACVPVITHKQQEA from the exons ATGAATCCCTCTGCCTACAACAAAGGTACCATCACAG agtCAGACACCACTCCAGAAATGTTAGCCTGCCTCGGTTTTAAGAGTGATAAAGAAAGGCTGGTCAGGGCCTGCCAGAATCTGCATGACTTAGTGTACATCTATGTCTCTTCAACCAACACCATATTCCGACTGCTCAATGAGCATCTTGGCACCAACTTCCCCATCATGTCagtaaaagaaaacttcagcattAAAGACAATCTGCAGCTCCTGGTCAGTGCTTTAAAAGAGATGCAAGCCACTGtggaaacaaaagacaaagatgTACAGGAAAGCATCAGCCACAGTTTGTATGCTAAGATTGCTGGTCCCATTACCTCCTTGCAGGACAAGATCACTGCAGTAAAGGAACTTCATGAGAATTACAAGGGGGTTGTAGAAAGCACCATGGGTGTACTCGTTGCAGTCATGATGAAACATGACAATTTCCCTGACACAGTAGAGTCTACTATTCATCAGTTAATGAGTTCACCTGCCTTATCCCTCCAAGTATCAGAACTTCTCATGGACTATGCTGATATTGTGAAGACGCTGCAACAAAATGAGACACCAAATACCACAGAAGGCAGCTCCTCCTCGAGTGGAACGTCACAACAGCTCAGGCTTCGCTCTCTaccctcctcctcttcacttGTTTTCCTACAGGCTATGGTTCAAGGACACAGATCCATAAAGAAAAGCGTGAAAATAGAAGCTGACTACTTAGAGGAGGCTTTCAGGTTGCTGAAGCCACCTTGTGAAGCATTCCAAACCTTTGTTAAAATGGTTGAAGCCTGTGTCCCAGTGATAACACATAAGCAGCAAGAGGCATAA